A stretch of Mya arenaria isolate MELC-2E11 chromosome 14, ASM2691426v1 DNA encodes these proteins:
- the LOC128217061 gene encoding pyruvate dehydrogenase E1 component subunit beta, mitochondrial-like, translating into MATMNLTKLLSPKTWPLFQRQFSVTSVNMKQMLNVRDALNAAMDEEIARDPKVFLMGEEVAEYDGAYKVSKNLWRKYGSDRIMDTPITEMGFAGIAVGAAMAGLKPICEFMTFNFSMQAIDQIINSAAKTYYMSAGKVPVPIVFRGPNGASAGVAAQHSQCFAAWYGHCPGMKVISPWNSEDCKGLLKAAIRDPNPVVFLENEIMYGAQFEMSDEAMDSDYVLPIGKAKIEREGKHITLVAHSKCVGTALDAAKELAGIGVECEVINLRSIRPMDEETITKSVMKTHHAVTVEGGWPQFGVGAEICAKILESPAFNYLDAPILRVTGADIPTPYAKSLEDLAFPQAFNVIRSVKKVLNIK; encoded by the exons atggcgaCCATGAACTTGACGAAATTACTTTCG ccGAAGACATGGCCTCTGTTTCAACGTCAATTCAGTGTAACATCTGTAAATATGAAGCAG atgTTGAATGTTCGAGATGCATTGAATGCAGCCATGGATGAGGAGATCGCCCGTGATCCTAAAGTCTTCCTAATGGGGGAGGAGGTGGCTGAATATGATGGCGCTTATAAG gTTTCTAAGAATCTGTGGAGGAAATATGGAAGTGACAGAATCATGGATACGCCTATCACAGAG ATGGGTTTTGCTGGAATAGCTGTAGGAGCAGCCATG GCTGGACTCAAACCAATATGTGAGTTTATGACATTCAACTTCTCCATGCAAGCCATAGATCAG aTCATCAACTCGGCAGCTAAAACTTACTACATGTCTGCAGGAAAA gTTCCCGTACCCATTGTTTTCCGAGGCCCGAACGGGGCGTCAGCAGGTGTGGCGGCGCAGCATTCTCAGTGTTTCGCAGCCTGGTATGGTCATTGCCCAGGGATGAAGGTTATTTCTCCGTGGAATAGCGAAGATTGTAAGGGTCTCCTTAAGGCGGCCATCAGGGACCCAAACCCAG tGGTGTTCTTGGAGAATGAGATTATGTATGGTGCGCAGTTCGAGATGTCAGATGAAGCCATGGACAGTGATTATGTATTACCCATCGGCAAAGCAAAAATTGAAAGGGAGG GCAAACACATAACTCTGGTGGCCCATTCGAAGTGTGTGGGAACGGCGTTGGATGCTGCCAAAGAACTGGCTGGAATCGGAGTGGAATGTGAG gTGATTAACTTGCGATCAATCCGTCCAATGGATGAGGAGACAATAACAAAGTCAGTAATGAAAACACACCACGCTGTTACTGTTGAAGGTGGCTGGCCGCAGTTTGGCGTCGGTGCAGAAATATGCGCAAAAATCTTAGAAA GTCCTGCCTTCAACTACCTAGATGCCCCAATTCTGCGAGTCACTGGGGCTGACATCCCCACCCCGTATGCTAAATCACTCGAAGATTTAGCGTTTCCACAAGCATTTAATGTTATAAGATCTGTGAAAAAGGTTCTGAATATCAAgtga